The proteins below come from a single Rhinolophus ferrumequinum isolate MPI-CBG mRhiFer1 chromosome 8, mRhiFer1_v1.p, whole genome shotgun sequence genomic window:
- the NABP1 gene encoding SOSS complex subunit B2 isoform X2: MWKGCLTLYTGRGGELQKIGEFCMVYSEVPNFSEPNPDYRGQQNKGAHSEQKNNSMNSNMGTGTFGPVGNGVQTGPESRGCQFSYAGRSNGRGPINPQLPGTAANQTVMSTLSNGRDPRRALKR, encoded by the exons ATGTGGAAAGGATGTCTGACACTTTATACTGGAAGGGGTGGAGAACTTCAAAAAATTGGGGA attttgtaTGGTTTATTCAGAAGTGCCAAATTTCAGTGAGCCCAATCCAGATTATCGAGGACAACAAAACAAAGGG gcacATAGTGAACAGAAGAATAATTCCATGAATAGTAATATGGGTACAGGTACATTTGGACCAGtgg gaaacgGGGTTCAAACTGGCCCAGAGTCAAGGGGATGCCAATTTTCATATGCTGGTAGAAGCAATGGCCGGGGACCAATAAACCCACAGCTACCAGGAACAGCTGCTAATCAAACGGTCATGAGCACACTAAGTAATGGCAGGGACCCTAGGAGAGCCTTGAAAAGATGA